A section of the Humulus lupulus chromosome 2, drHumLupu1.1, whole genome shotgun sequence genome encodes:
- the LOC133817772 gene encoding uncharacterized protein LOC133817772, whose product MADVIAQSHGGDGGGCDPPRGPADIPADCERAPPSKRGRHKGLNTREKREQLGRPLPLEWDVRGRTYKEIGEYSSNFSRELGLLVRQYTDPDCPQWSKVPNASKERILAHLEDDLFDIGRTRYGEGHMPGILRGIDTSCAKKYSDWKYDIKEHLTINGPQNRYGGCTDTQWQKAIDFFRRPEITKRSVVNKENRKKLKELSYGGSQSIPALRYKKRNLETGQLESIPDSWMDTHHKSGTGWVTETAKNTWEELRAYRDTQQTQATDTESSTPVSSAPEDEDISLVQNVFGKRRGHQKGYGRILNIRDRTPFDFRPSQTRDEELSEMRERLRQLEEHVRTHCITPGSQSAPPPPPDDPDVGAPTQ is encoded by the exons atggctgatgttattgctcaatctcacgggggtgatggtggaggatgcgatcctccacgtggaccggcagatatcccagctgattgtgaacgag cgcctccaagtaaacgtggacgccataagggattgaacacgcgggaaaagagggaacagttggggcgtcctctccctctcgagtgggatgtgcgggggagaacatataaagagatcggagagtacagctcaaatttctcaagagagctcggattacttgttcgacagtacacagatccggactgtcctcaatggtcaaaagtaccaaatgcctcgaaagaaagaatacttgcacatttggaa gatgatttgtttgatattgggcgtactagatatggagaagggcatatgcctgggatcttgagaggcattgatacttcgtgtgctaaaaagtattctgactggaagtacgatattaaagagcacttaacgattaatgggccacaaaatcgttatggtggttgcacggatacgcagtggcaaaaagcaattgattttttccgtcgcccagaaattacg aaacgttctgtggtcaacaaggaaaatagaaagaaattgaaagagcttagctatggaggttctcagtcaatcccagccttacgctataaaaag cgcaatttagagactgggcaacttgagtccatcccggatagctggatggatactcaccataaatcaggcacagggtgggtgacagagacagcaaaaaatacttgg gaggaattgcgtgcataccgcgacacacagcagacacaggcaactgatactgagagttccacaccagtttcgagtgcgcctgaagatgaagacatatctttggtacaaaatgtcttcggaaaacgacggggccaccagaaaggatatggacgtatccttaacataagggaccgaactccatttgattttcgtccttcacaaactagagatgaagagttgtctgagatgagagagcgtcttcgacagttagaggagcatgtccggactcattgtatcaccccgggatctcaatctgccccaccaccaccacccgatgatcctgatgttggagcaccgactcagtag